The DNA sequence cctccccagctcatgctctctctttctctcacagtaaataaagttaaaaataaataaataaataaacaaataaaatgagctTTACATGCAGCCAAAGGCACACGGAAGGGCTTTTAGTCCCATGGGGCTCAGCGAGATGGAGAGGGCAGGTCACCATGTCATACTTTGATTTCTGTTCCTCATCAAGTAAATGGACTCAGCTCCCTGCctttgaaagaagtaaaaacaaggcCCAGGTTGATGCTGTGTGCTGGGTTTGGTAATGGGGGATTCATGCGATTCGTGTGATGTGTGATAAGATGCAGGGAGTGAAAGCAGCTATTAACACTGATTAACTCAAAAGTTGACCACCGGCACACACAGCCATTGTTTCCAACAGCACTCTCTAGCAATGGGCTTTGTCTGGCTGGCTTCACAAGAGACAAATGCCATTACAGGAGACCAAATAACCTTATTTAGGCAGCCGTCAGATAATAGAGACGCTCTAGGTATTAGCCTGACTGCATTAGTTTGATTTGTTACTACTGTTCACCTTGTTCTGGGTATTAATGGAGACAAAGGCTTGGAATTACCAGGAGCAGAGATAAGCTGTGGATTAGAGCCTGTGTGTTTTGAGGGAAAGACAATTCTATCTtgggttttcatttccatttccaccTTGCTTGATTTTTCCTCAAAGTTAAAGTCCAGCTTTTTCCCTGAATATCATTATATTCACTCCAAAGTACTAGCAGttataattgctttaaaaaaaaaaaaaaagttactaactCATTATTTCCTCTAACAAGATCAATCAGCCTTTATCTTTGGAAATGATTTTGGGGGAAATTCACTTATAATCttgtatattattttgcttctttgaatattttaatatattacagACTCACTTCAAAACATTTAATGATATTATGTTATTAGTAtctgaaaatatgtgaaatatctGAAAGAACGTGCATATTATATTCATAGTTACTTCTTTAATATTACAAATTCtagtattatttaaattttttctgacttccaaaagttattttttatagatGCATCGTTTCTATTATAAATGATTTCAGTTATAAGTATGTACCTTCAGTTGTAAACACAACTTATCTCAATGAtagataaaattgaattttagACCCACGTAAATAGGTTATATTATGGTCACTAGAGAATTCTGAGATAATGATATTCTAGAGTTATTGTCTCTTTCCTCCCTAGACTTTTTATAGGTATGACCAGGttttataactaaaaaataaatttaagtgcaTTATTAGCTATTAATCAATGTTTgtgatattgtttcatttttttcaaagtctaGCACTTTATATAGAAATTTCCCACTCTTCACAGTTAGGTTTAATTTCAGGTAAATTCTAGATAAACTATGATTACTCTCTGAAATATCAATTTGTGAAAAgtactactttaaaaatacttaagtgTTAATATTGTAAAATAGCTTGTGATATGCAGGGCTGAAATCCTCTTCTAAACTAAGCAAACATTAGGAAAGGGATAGAGCTAGATGTCTGACATGGCAAGATGTCAGAAAGATGCACAGAATGTTAAGTgtgatgacatttaaaaaaataataaatagaggggcacctgggtggctcagttggttaagcgaccgacttcaggtcatgatctcataattcgtgggttcgagcccacatcccCACACCGGGCTCTTTGCGGACAGGGTGGAGTCTGGTTGGATccggtcttcctctctctctgcccccgccggcttgtgcacacacactctctctctccctttctcgcgagaataaacattttttaaaaaaacttttaggggcgcctgggtggcgcagtcggttaagcgtccgacttcagccaggtcacgatctcgtggtctgtgagttcgagccccgcgtcaggctctgggctgacggctcagagcctggagcctgtttccgattctgtgtctccctctctctctgcccctcccccgttcatgctctgtctctctctgtcccaaaaataaataaacgttgaaaaaaaaattttaaataaaaaaaaacttttaaaaaagtaacaaatagaAATGCgtgtgtatatctatgtatacatatgtacctGCCTTCGTGTAGAAAAAGATACATAACAATGTTTAATGATGATTTTCTGGGAAGGATGAGGCTTGAGAgagattttcttcaatttctacaTTACTTGAATTGTTTACAATATGTAAATATGATGTttgggataaaaataaaagactgagaaGCCTACCCATCACGTGACACTTTCCTCTCCAACGCACTCCAGTTGACTTCCAGTCCTCAACTTAATATAACTTCACAGAAACCTAATGAAGAGCAAAGAAAGCTCCCAGTGGATGAATTTTTACtgatatatttcataaatagTGCTTCACATTTTGTATTAGTGAAAGCAGCTCCTTATATTGGGAAAAATGGCCCAGTCTGACCGTAGACTTCCTTGGAAAACATGTAATGCCTCTGGTTTTCCAGTGGCTGCCCTtctgttcttcctccctctccatctcAGCAATAGTGGAACAGAATAAGACCGTCTATTGCTGACTAGTTGTTGGGACACAGAGCTCTCTATCCCCAATGTGCTCTCCctaaatgatcttttaaaagctCTAAAATCTGAGTCACACTCCTTTTCCTCAGTGATAATATGCACActccttttcatctttctcatgcaattaaacaaacaaaaatgtatatagtaGGTATAGATTCAATAATTCAACAAGAATCTTCTACTGTGGTCATTGCtaggaaagaagagaacagaggagcaggaaagaaaagggaggggagaatTCAACTCAATGAGGACAGCTGAAATATAGTTTCCAGGAGACCAAGTCAAAGTTCTCAAGCAAACATTTCAAAGAGCATACCCACTCTGGCCTTCCACTAATTAACTAGAAAACAAACACCCAGACTTCCAGTGGTAGGACTTCTTTTTTGTGATGCATCTTACCTATTCCTTCCCATCTTTAGTTGATAGGTACAATGGCAAGTGCAAGGAAAATACATAGTTTTTGTCCCCAAAAAGTGCCCTGATTTTTTCTAGCGACTATGTTGCAGCACATACAAAAGGCAGATCAGTTACCTCATCAGTCAATGTATTACTCTTAACAACAAAATATACAGTTGTTTGGAAACCACTAAACTAGAAATAGATATTAGCCTGATGATCATTATTCCTTTaatgaatgaaagtaaaacaCAACATTAAATagctaggaaaatattttaaaatttgcatgtaTTTGCAGCTCAATCCTTTTTGCAATATAATACCAAGGGTATGAATATGACAACTGATGTCTTTCTATCTCTACTTTGGCATAatgattttgcttaaaaaaaaaaaacagcttgaaACTGGCATGCTAGAAGGATTTGTATTGATACGTGGTGAGAAAGTTTCACTGCTTTATGTCAGAAATTAAGAGGAGCTAATAATCATGTTTCAAAATGCACTTGAAGAAAACTAATTGAAACAGAGCATACCTTTGTGCCATTCTCCAGATTATTTTACTTGAATTATTCTGTAAATAGAATCCAGCTCGTGGAGTCACTTAGTCATGAGCTTGCTGATTTTAGCGAATGAACTAGTTTCTTAGATTAAATTTGCTCACTTAAAAAATAGCTggctttttctgaaaatgtttattaaaatatataggaaagGCCTTTATTGTAACTAAAAGTGCCCATGTATAATAGGTACCATGTTTTAATAGtgaatatttacaatatattttcgGAAGAAAAATGACAACACTCAGATTAAATGCAGAAaagatcacatttttaaaatttgatatctCCATTGATTCCTCGGGTTCTGCAATTGTAAAATAATCTCACGTGGTCAGTTTTCCGTCTACTCCAGGAGATTcgtgttgaaattttttttcgcCATTAGAAACTGCGATTCTCTATGGGACCTTTTCAGCTTTGCACGCCGATTTTGGAACCAGAtctaaaattaaggaaaaataaagtagatcTCAGGAACATTATTTTACTATTCTtagcatttccatcatcacaggtAACAGCTAAGTTTGAAAATTAcctggattctgtcttcctctagaTTCAGTTTTCGAGCTAAGTCTTCTCTGATATCAATGCCAGGATAGCAGTTTACTCTAAAGACATTTTCCAGCACTTCAATCTATGAATAAGGTAGTAGTTACATAAAATGTTGATATTTCGTATGTCATTATAAAATGGGCTTTAATTCGTATAgcaaaataattgtatttacatCTTGGGCAATTAATCTATATatgccttttacattttttaaatgactatccagaaactgtcaaaaaaaaaaaaaaaacaacaacaacaaaacacctccATAGAGTCTATTGTTTCATTAACAAGGCTTCTAAACTGAGATCCCAAAGTGATTGGGCTTTTGCCCAACAGGGCATTAGTTAAAACCTTTGTATTATCATTACTGCTTGAAAAAACTTCCCACCTGGTTTTGAGTAAAAGCGGTTCTTGGTCTTCGTCCTCTATACCAACTCAGTTCTCTTTTCAAAGACAGTCTTTCTGAGGGTGAAaagtaattttcatatttcaaaaatctTTCTTCTGGCACTGGACGATCCACAGTATAAGGGAATGAGATCCCGTTAGGAAGGCTCGGGATATGTACACATAGGTTAATATCTTTccctaaaagcagaaaaataaactccATCTTAGATGTCCAAACCTGTATTCCACAAAGTTCTATAAGAAGGAATTTCAGGAACTTGTCTTTAATTTTCCTGGGGAAATTCCTCTGGGTTTCACAAGAGAACTGACCTCTCatcaaccaaaaaccaaaaagcaaacaaagatgGAGATCCTGCCTTGCTGCTAGAGAACATTTTGATCTCTGAATGTCATGTATTTTTTCGgtgaaaaaatagaatatctgaTGTGTCAAATACAAGAGACCTTTTGAAATAAATGCAGGTTCTTGGCATTTCCTGTGAACGAACTTTATACTCCCTTGGATCTAAGGccaattctcttttcatttcctataGAACTCAGCTGGAGGCACTGAAAGTCCTAGATACTTCAGTTATGTAATTGGATGAAACTGCAGTTTTTCTCTAACTCTACGTAATATGAAATAAAGGCCAAAATAAACACTGCAGACGAaataacaaagaatttaaaacattaactGGTGGTGTACCTGAGGAGCCGCAGGTGTCTGCCCAGGGCCTGTGGGGTTTCATTGATGGAACACAGTCTTTCTTCTGGTCCAATCCCAAAATGCTCTCAATTGAAAAGGAGCAGGGCGAGGGTTTGCTTTCCCCGTGCCGAACCCCTTCCTGCAGGCTGGGAGACATCCTCGAGTGGGCTGCACAGAACAGCGGCTCTGGCCTCTCCTTGCTTCTTGGCTGGCTCTGCCCCATGTGTACAGGGCTGGGATCTTCCTGTGGTTCACCTCCTGGCTCCGCTGACAAGGGGGCTGGATTTAGAACGTCACTAATTAAAATCCTGTTTTAGAAAGTTTTAGCATGTCAATGAACACTCTCCCAGCCAGCAGCTTGAGGAgttaattgtttatttgtttgcaagTAATTAGCAACTAATGGCTACACCAGGGGGGCCACCTACAGGGACAAAAAGTGTTATCTCTCCTAAACAGAACACAGACTTAACTTTCTCGAAAGAAGTGATGCACAAACTAGCACTCCTCTTTTATTTGAAATCATTAATGTATAAAATCATGCCTTTTATTCTGAAGTTTATACTTTCATGGACTCCAGTTACCTAAACACACAGGCAAGATAGGAGAGCAGTCAAGtaataaataatctaatttaagtgaattttcttccaaggaaattggaa is a window from the Leopardus geoffroyi isolate Oge1 chromosome A2, O.geoffroyi_Oge1_pat1.0, whole genome shotgun sequence genome containing:
- the HESX1 gene encoding homeobox expressed in ES cells 1 produces the protein MGQSQPRSKERPEPLFCAAHSRMSPSLQEGVRHGESKPSPCSFSIESILGLDQKKDCVPSMKPHRPWADTCGSSGKDINLCVHIPSLPNGISFPYTVDRPVPEERFLKYENYFSPSERLSLKRELSWYRGRRPRTAFTQNQIEVLENVFRVNCYPGIDIREDLARKLNLEEDRIQIWFQNRRAKLKRSHRESQFLMAKKNFNTNLLE